A genomic window from Purpureocillium takamizusanense chromosome 2, complete sequence includes:
- a CDS encoding uncharacterized protein (EggNog:ENOG503PH0W) — MPSKMSSTANTRVSIGRARAAPSARATASKVTKRKQQIKKNPPVGSLRDFPCRPCVTRATKAPGHECASQNNTGAACWDCAKNGHTCKPVPHGAVAAVRTFWLLNRQIKETDGDPDDAWRAAAQRAAQELRAYSVAPHVPALPPALAAASHGDDSERNYMERKILALETIAEAARLWIPDSEDEIVGDGEEAGEEDD; from the exons ATGCCGAGCAAGATGTCGAGTACTGCCAACACCAGGGTGAGCATtggcagggccagggccgcgccgagcgcaCGAGCAACGGCGAGCAAGGTTACC AAGCGGAAGCAACAAATAAAGAAGAATCCTCCTGTCGGCTCGCTGCGTGATTTCCCGTGTCGTCCATGCGTAACTCGAGCCACAAAGGCCCCCGGCCACGAGTGCGCCTCACAGAACA ATACTGGTGCAGCGTGTTGGGACTGCGCGAAGAACGGCCATACATGTAAACCG GTTCCGCACGGTGCAGTTGCCGCCGTACGCACCTTTTGGCTGTTGAATCGCCAGATCAAAGAGACCGACGGCGACCCGGATGACGCCTGGCGGGCAGCTGCGCAGCGCGCAGCGCAAGAGTTGCGGGCTTACAGCGTCGCACCACATGTGCCTGCGCTACCTCCTGCGCTTGCTGCGGCTTCCCATGGCGACGATTCGGAAAGGAACTACATGGAACGGAAAATTCTAGCGCTGGAGACAATAGCGGAGGCTGCTCGGCTATGGATC CCTGATAGCGAGGACGAAAtcgttggcgatggtgaagaagcgggagaggaggatgatTAA
- a CDS encoding uncharacterized protein (EggNog:ENOG503PH7I), producing MAATYHDQNTAVLGRKLLESQKYVGGDMFMMAFVQPAAVPNRFAYPDDHHVKGLNAETLAKIQLPGPPWLSAPEYAPFLRDAEPLSPYIFFSPNISLYNQQINASEWANQWFFMTGRVHSYHGPLS from the coding sequence ATGGCTGCCACTTACCATGATCAGAACACGGCCGTCCTCGGACGGAAACTCTTGGAAAGCCAGAAGTATGTCGGAGGAGACATGTTCATGATGGCCTTTGTTCAGCCTGCCGCTGTCCCAAACAGATTCGCCTACCCAGACGACCATCACGTGAAGGGACTCAACGCCGAAACCCTCGCCAAGATCCAACTTCCGGGCCCCCCGTGGCTGTCCGCGCCAGAGTACGCCCCTTTCCTACGAGACGCTGAACCCCTCTCGCCGTACATCTTCTTCAGCCCCAACATCTCCTTGTACAATCAGCAGATAAACGCGTCCGAGTGGGCAAACCAGTGGTTTTTCATGACCGGCCGTGTTCACTCGTACCACGGGCCTTTGTCGTGA